The Cloacibacillus sp. genome includes the window CCGCGCCCATTCATTGTCTTTTATCTGTTCTTTTTTTTATGTTATCTTGTCTTTTAATATATTACCTTTTTCCTCTTCTCATCCAAAGCGGTATCAGCGCGAGCAGAGCAAGCGCGCCTGCGCCTGCCGTGCAGCCGCTGCCTCCTCTTCCGTGCGGGTGCGGGGCCGGTGTGGGGA containing:
- a CDS encoding Synerg-CTERM sorting domain-containing protein, whose protein sequence is PTPAPHPHGRGGSGCTAGAGALALLALIPLWMRRGKR